In Persicimonas caeni, a single window of DNA contains:
- a CDS encoding DEAD/DEAH box helicase family protein, whose product MTDAYARYDLTKSVSPTKHPVEHQREALDALQRWYDGKRDDAAGALLSIPTGGGKTFIATRFLARTALREGRKVLWLAHTHHLLEQAFEAFGEGVQAIGEERQVSVRTVSGAPGHFRIGHVEPGDDVVIATIQTITGAYKRGVDALEEFIDAAGDDLFVVFDEAHHTPANTYRRLLLALRDRIPRMQLLGMSATPTYTDEGKRGWLGELFPQGIIYRVTADDLMAARVLAQPKIHDIPLDFTPTFDATDYERWSRTNRDLPESIITQLAENRERNAHIADHYAQNRALYGQTIIFADRWPQCIMLEEMLEDRGVRAGSVFSHTDPRGRTAEERNKTRHSNDQVIEAFKNGELDVVVNIGILTEGTDVPDAKTVFLTRKTTSSILLTQMVGRALRGPRFGGTDEAHIVSFIDDWRQLIHWADVEDIFGGLETGGDPAERTPIEQISVALVRRLARQMDTGININPVPYTELLPVGWYRVEYEVRADHDNIEQVRRMLLVYEDQKEIFDGLLEEWTRDLPQVFVDELLSEDVDRVEERIASHVDQWAERFGDAPEELMSNIRPNLRALARHMAQGDGRRPEFFPFEARDQHDLDVLAQHVYQERLDRIEEEDLLRREYGQADRYWKRFYPSFEHFCSAFDASYRRLRSDTPPTEINKTVVAPPPPELTEEEKDEIINRARGRCLCCDWDYRPSLEIDHIRPYSDGGSTSRQNSQTLCKRCNQVKGTDFINFRVHATPWNEAPTSELRLDAYPPNIRDHAMDPKWWSCYFARVINFFYESDAVDRVEVGQRGEALRVWKIHLFSNNPSEWLEPRLPKLVEKARQIRADHKLKAAPKRIEVYVQGERVVSASSDAGETVASPVT is encoded by the coding sequence ATGACCGACGCGTACGCCCGATACGACCTCACCAAGAGCGTTTCCCCGACCAAGCATCCGGTCGAGCACCAGCGAGAGGCGCTCGACGCGCTACAACGGTGGTACGACGGCAAACGTGACGACGCAGCCGGCGCCCTGCTCTCCATCCCCACGGGCGGAGGAAAGACGTTCATCGCCACGCGGTTCCTGGCAAGAACCGCTCTTCGAGAGGGTCGCAAAGTGCTGTGGTTGGCTCATACCCACCACCTTCTCGAGCAGGCGTTCGAAGCCTTCGGGGAAGGCGTGCAAGCGATCGGAGAGGAGCGGCAGGTGAGCGTGCGGACGGTTTCTGGGGCACCTGGACACTTTCGCATCGGGCACGTCGAACCGGGAGATGATGTCGTCATCGCGACGATTCAGACGATCACAGGTGCGTACAAACGAGGCGTGGACGCCTTGGAAGAGTTCATCGATGCCGCAGGCGACGATCTCTTCGTGGTCTTCGATGAAGCCCACCACACCCCGGCCAACACGTACCGCCGGCTGCTGCTCGCCCTGCGTGACCGGATCCCGCGCATGCAGCTTCTCGGTATGTCTGCAACTCCCACGTACACCGACGAGGGCAAGCGTGGGTGGCTAGGAGAGTTGTTTCCGCAGGGCATCATCTATCGGGTCACCGCCGACGATCTGATGGCGGCCCGGGTCCTCGCGCAGCCTAAGATCCACGACATCCCGCTCGACTTCACGCCCACCTTCGACGCCACCGACTACGAGCGATGGTCACGCACCAATCGAGACCTGCCCGAGTCGATCATCACCCAGCTCGCGGAAAACCGGGAGCGCAACGCCCACATCGCGGACCACTACGCTCAGAACCGGGCACTGTACGGGCAGACCATCATCTTCGCCGACCGTTGGCCGCAGTGCATCATGCTCGAGGAGATGCTCGAGGATCGCGGCGTGCGGGCCGGCTCGGTCTTTTCCCATACCGACCCGCGAGGGCGAACGGCCGAGGAGCGGAACAAGACTCGCCACAGCAACGACCAGGTCATCGAGGCGTTCAAGAACGGCGAGCTCGATGTTGTCGTCAACATCGGGATCCTGACAGAGGGCACGGACGTCCCGGACGCGAAGACTGTGTTCCTGACCAGGAAGACCACGAGTTCGATCCTGCTCACCCAAATGGTCGGACGGGCGCTGCGTGGCCCGAGATTTGGCGGTACCGACGAAGCTCACATCGTCTCGTTCATCGACGACTGGCGCCAACTCATCCACTGGGCCGACGTCGAAGACATCTTCGGTGGATTGGAAACCGGCGGGGATCCCGCCGAACGTACGCCTATCGAGCAGATTTCGGTGGCGCTGGTGCGACGGCTCGCTCGTCAGATGGACACCGGCATCAATATCAACCCTGTGCCGTACACGGAGTTGCTGCCCGTAGGCTGGTACCGTGTCGAGTACGAGGTGCGGGCCGACCACGACAACATCGAGCAGGTCCGACGAATGCTGCTCGTCTACGAGGACCAAAAGGAAATATTCGACGGCCTGCTCGAAGAATGGACACGGGATCTTCCGCAGGTATTTGTCGACGAGCTGCTCTCCGAAGACGTCGACCGGGTCGAGGAGCGCATCGCCTCGCATGTCGACCAGTGGGCTGAGCGGTTTGGAGATGCGCCCGAGGAGTTGATGTCGAATATCCGACCGAACCTGAGGGCGCTGGCTCGTCACATGGCACAGGGCGACGGGCGCCGGCCCGAGTTCTTTCCCTTCGAGGCCCGGGACCAACACGACCTCGACGTCCTCGCGCAGCACGTCTATCAGGAACGTCTCGACCGAATCGAAGAGGAAGACCTGCTTCGGCGAGAATACGGCCAGGCCGATCGCTACTGGAAACGATTCTACCCGTCGTTCGAGCACTTCTGCAGCGCCTTCGACGCTTCGTACCGACGCCTGCGAAGCGACACACCACCAACGGAGATCAACAAGACCGTCGTCGCACCGCCGCCGCCTGAACTAACCGAGGAAGAGAAAGACGAAATCATCAATCGGGCTCGGGGCCGATGCCTGTGCTGTGACTGGGACTACCGCCCTTCATTGGAAATCGACCACATCCGCCCGTACTCCGACGGCGGCAGCACGTCGCGCCAGAACTCGCAGACGCTGTGCAAACGCTGCAACCAAGTAAAGGGAACCGACTTCATCAACTTTCGCGTCCACGCCACCCCGTGGAACGAAGCTCCAACTTCGGAATTGCGCCTGGACGCATACCCGCCAAACATTCGTGACCACGCGATGGATCCGAAGTGGTGGTCCTGCTACTTCGCTCGGGTCATCAATTTCTTCTACGAGAGCGATGCGGTGGACCGAGTCGAAGTTGGCCAGCGAGGCGAGGCGCTGCGGGTCTGGAAGATCCACCTATTCTCAAACAATCCTTCCGAATGGCTGGAGCCGCGACTCCCGAAGTTGGTCGAAAAGGCCCGCCAGATCCGGGCCGACCACAAATTGAAGGCCGCTCCGAAGCGCATCGAAGTCTACGTGCAGGGTGAAAGGGTGGTCAGCGCGAGCAGCGACGCGGGCGAGACAGTGGCGTCACCTGTCACGTAG
- a CDS encoding PDDEXK family nuclease, with the protein MSEESFLQRLIGAGKVMLDEFTRSSELHRESSREHAIRPPELAITPEAAARRKAGDTSIRYWLWVAGSESYLDFAGNERPELDPDRSARSAGWWTCDSSVLEGDLIMLYRKSPKSDIAYILQATSDAWNVGYDPYGSTGEAAGCEWQPVAKLDSPIPNRTLRSAPELADWHAQKVNFIQRSFPIPAETWDALLELADRGDRESGEQKSLPTTPVESERDLEERLKAELHRLEPFGYELELWRDEKTGKTGQQLVLATGGRLDLLCIDKRTGSLVVLELKNVGVRREVVGQVTSYMGSVKEEYAAGRDVVGLIVGRGTDAHAESSINFLRSVNFIDVAELGFE; encoded by the coding sequence ATGTCCGAAGAATCATTTCTCCAGCGCCTCATCGGAGCCGGCAAGGTGATGCTTGACGAATTCACCCGGTCCAGCGAGCTGCACCGCGAGTCGAGCAGAGAGCACGCGATCCGGCCGCCGGAACTTGCCATCACACCTGAGGCCGCGGCGCGCAGAAAAGCTGGTGACACCTCGATACGCTATTGGCTCTGGGTCGCAGGTTCGGAGTCCTATCTGGACTTTGCCGGCAACGAGCGCCCAGAACTCGATCCGGACAGGAGTGCTCGCTCGGCCGGCTGGTGGACTTGCGATTCGAGCGTTCTCGAAGGTGACTTGATCATGCTGTACCGGAAGTCACCCAAGAGCGATATTGCCTACATTCTCCAGGCGACATCAGACGCTTGGAACGTCGGGTACGATCCTTATGGCTCGACGGGCGAGGCGGCCGGCTGTGAGTGGCAACCGGTGGCAAAGCTGGATTCACCCATCCCGAACCGCACCCTTCGTTCTGCTCCCGAACTCGCCGACTGGCACGCTCAGAAGGTAAACTTCATCCAACGTTCATTTCCGATTCCCGCCGAGACCTGGGACGCGCTGTTGGAGTTGGCGGATCGCGGCGACCGGGAGAGCGGTGAGCAGAAGAGTTTGCCCACCACACCAGTCGAATCTGAGCGCGACCTGGAGGAGCGCCTTAAAGCCGAGCTGCACCGGCTCGAGCCGTTCGGATATGAACTCGAGCTATGGCGCGATGAGAAAACAGGGAAGACGGGACAGCAACTGGTTCTCGCGACGGGTGGACGACTCGACCTCCTTTGCATCGACAAACGAACAGGTAGCCTCGTCGTCCTCGAACTCAAGAATGTCGGAGTTCGGCGCGAGGTCGTTGGGCAGGTGACCAGCTACATGGGCTCGGTCAAGGAGGAGTACGCTGCTGGGCGAGACGTTGTCGGCCTAATCGTTGGACGTGGAACCGACGCCCATGCTGAGTCGAGCATCAACTTTCTAAGATCCGTAAACTTTATCGACGTTGCCGAGCTGGGTTTCGAATAG
- a CDS encoding DUF4268 domain-containing protein has product MGKLGNLKRLDPRHVWAHEATEFTPWLADQIEMLGDAIGLELELVRRESSVGDFSVDLLARDLGRNQLVVIENQLEVTDHSHLGQLLTYAAGTTAGGVIWICREFREEHRQALDWLNEHCRDIDFFGVVLEVLQIDDSAPAANFRPIAFPNDWTRRSQEAAKSSELSERAKAYQEFFQRLLDHLREEHRFTGARKGLPQNWYSFSSGHSGFNYGVSFARGGEIRAEIYIDTGEGDENLEIFEAFQAEREAIEHEFGEPLRWERLDNSRGCRIATYRDGSIEDSDEELEEYLKWATDRMLRFKKVFDGRLSRLP; this is encoded by the coding sequence ATGGGCAAGTTAGGTAATCTCAAGCGGCTGGATCCCCGGCATGTATGGGCTCACGAAGCCACCGAATTCACACCGTGGCTCGCCGACCAGATCGAGATGCTCGGTGACGCCATCGGCCTCGAGCTCGAGCTGGTTCGCCGCGAGTCGAGCGTCGGCGACTTCTCGGTCGACCTGCTCGCGCGGGATCTAGGTCGAAACCAACTCGTCGTCATCGAGAACCAGCTCGAAGTCACAGATCACTCCCACCTCGGTCAGCTGCTGACCTATGCAGCCGGCACCACTGCAGGTGGCGTAATCTGGATTTGCCGAGAGTTTCGGGAGGAACACAGGCAGGCGCTCGACTGGCTCAACGAGCACTGTCGAGACATCGACTTCTTCGGTGTCGTGCTCGAGGTACTGCAGATCGACGACTCAGCGCCGGCGGCTAACTTTCGCCCCATCGCGTTCCCAAACGACTGGACGCGCCGCTCCCAGGAGGCTGCGAAGTCGAGCGAGCTCTCCGAACGGGCCAAGGCATACCAAGAGTTTTTCCAGCGCCTCCTCGACCACCTACGCGAGGAGCATCGGTTCACGGGCGCACGCAAAGGACTGCCTCAGAACTGGTACTCGTTCTCATCCGGCCACAGCGGCTTCAACTACGGAGTTAGCTTTGCCCGCGGCGGCGAGATCCGAGCCGAGATTTACATCGACACCGGCGAGGGCGACGAGAACCTGGAGATATTCGAGGCGTTCCAGGCCGAACGAGAGGCCATCGAACACGAGTTCGGTGAACCGCTGCGCTGGGAGCGGCTCGACAACAGTCGGGGATGCCGGATCGCCACGTATCGCGACGGGAGTATCGAGGACTCCGACGAGGAACTCGAGGAGTACTTGAAGTGGGCGACCGACCGGATGCTGCGGTTCAAGAAGGTGTTCGACGGTCGTTTGTCGCGGCTGCCGTAA
- a CDS encoding TerB family tellurite resistance protein, which produces MADPEEFDFTELPDEERLAFFGALFCMSAIDGEVDREELFVIYELIDSEGLSDESKEKLRNFVIEPPDFKECLDVLNEGNETLRYALMINLVEVAKADALVDPTEEEALQQAQLKLGITDAQFEEIVSYVETMQELRERGVDDDRATDAVKAAVSGMTAVGVPVAAVYFSGSIIGLSAAGITSGLAALGLGLGMVPGIGVAALMGAAAFGALAVALDLGSSRKKETLRKQKERRAQRLIANLQDAITHMMNRVEDLRQAAEESAANREAIEKLTHRIRQLKKIIAKRKKAS; this is translated from the coding sequence ATGGCCGATCCAGAGGAGTTTGACTTCACCGAACTTCCCGACGAGGAGCGCCTGGCATTTTTCGGTGCGCTGTTCTGTATGTCGGCGATCGATGGCGAAGTCGATCGCGAGGAGCTCTTCGTCATCTACGAGCTTATTGACTCGGAGGGCCTCAGTGACGAGTCCAAGGAGAAGCTTCGCAATTTCGTTATCGAACCTCCCGACTTTAAGGAGTGCCTCGACGTACTGAACGAGGGGAACGAGACTCTCCGCTACGCATTGATGATCAACCTCGTTGAGGTTGCAAAGGCGGATGCACTTGTAGACCCGACCGAAGAGGAAGCACTACAGCAGGCGCAATTGAAGTTGGGCATTACGGATGCGCAGTTCGAGGAAATCGTGTCGTATGTCGAAACGATGCAAGAGCTGCGAGAACGAGGTGTTGACGATGATCGGGCGACCGATGCTGTGAAAGCAGCGGTGTCGGGAATGACTGCAGTAGGTGTGCCCGTGGCTGCTGTGTACTTCTCCGGCTCGATTATCGGGCTCAGTGCCGCGGGCATCACATCTGGGCTTGCAGCATTGGGATTGGGGCTTGGGATGGTTCCAGGAATTGGGGTGGCGGCGCTGATGGGCGCGGCAGCGTTCGGCGCGCTAGCAGTAGCTCTGGACCTGGGCTCCTCTCGCAAGAAGGAGACATTGAGGAAGCAGAAGGAGCGCCGCGCTCAGCGGCTGATCGCCAACCTGCAAGACGCCATCACGCACATGATGAATCGCGTTGAAGATCTGCGGCAGGCCGCCGAAGAATCCGCTGCGAATCGCGAAGCCATCGAGAAGCTCACTCACCGCATCCGACAGCTAAAGAAGATCATTGCCAAGCGAAAAAAAGCCAGTTGA
- a CDS encoding tellurite resistance TerB family protein translates to MYFSNASRATLQVHSELRQSFGSLNNEVINALLGEEVAAEYGDLVPLINLGSALMSGDSLMFALAKMKGWRVVGRGVDAVVSTFVTSAWFAIKYPLLGGVLKAIPFVSGFFGPPGWLVTGVSFAAMKGVRTVVSGVTAKRDRQREIAFLKAAIPSLYALADRDGEVSIEELRFMRDLLRRVPSKGSFDPRARLETVRESNAEELALQAIREQSLTAAHKETLLKFGVLICHSDGDFDSTEKDFFARLAKALGYSEEKYLEFVSEVERQHEREKVLAEGAIRALWTIAEADGMQEDELELLDMTLMSQVPPEAERRRIVNDIRESSGSPAWSKSRITQGQPLTKSQSLLKKLPFTKSEPDYSQDLQIIVDEAAMFVVTLERLRKQEELRKHRARLFALAESYGIERKDVQKQLEKFHKAEDKAEKKREKVEKDTSSSRCPNCSDVGKFALSQQRYLGRNEYACGSCGAKMLLCRMPKCVGMVEAGDFYDAELCEEHSLI, encoded by the coding sequence ATGTACTTCTCTAACGCATCGAGAGCCACACTTCAGGTACATTCCGAACTCCGTCAGAGCTTCGGTTCGTTGAATAACGAGGTGATCAACGCGCTTCTCGGCGAAGAGGTTGCCGCCGAGTACGGGGACTTGGTGCCGCTTATCAACCTTGGTAGTGCGTTGATGTCCGGCGACTCGCTCATGTTCGCGCTTGCAAAGATGAAGGGATGGCGTGTCGTTGGTCGTGGTGTCGATGCGGTGGTCTCTACGTTTGTGACATCCGCTTGGTTTGCTATCAAATATCCGTTGCTCGGCGGCGTGCTGAAGGCGATACCATTCGTTTCGGGCTTCTTCGGCCCTCCAGGCTGGTTGGTTACAGGTGTGAGCTTTGCGGCGATGAAGGGTGTTCGAACGGTTGTGTCGGGGGTGACGGCCAAACGGGATCGTCAAAGGGAGATTGCTTTTCTCAAGGCGGCAATTCCCTCGCTGTACGCACTCGCGGATCGTGATGGCGAAGTGAGTATCGAAGAGCTTCGGTTCATGCGCGACCTGCTCCGTCGCGTCCCGAGCAAAGGCAGCTTTGACCCACGTGCACGTCTGGAAACCGTCCGAGAGAGCAATGCGGAGGAACTCGCTCTTCAAGCGATTCGAGAGCAGAGCCTGACGGCCGCGCATAAGGAGACGCTACTTAAATTTGGTGTGCTCATTTGTCATTCCGACGGCGACTTTGATTCGACGGAGAAGGATTTCTTTGCTCGCCTTGCCAAGGCACTTGGGTACAGCGAAGAGAAGTACCTCGAGTTCGTCAGCGAGGTCGAGCGCCAGCACGAGCGCGAAAAAGTTCTTGCTGAAGGCGCAATCCGCGCGCTTTGGACCATCGCTGAGGCCGATGGGATGCAGGAGGACGAACTCGAACTCCTGGATATGACCCTGATGAGCCAAGTGCCGCCCGAAGCAGAGCGTCGGCGCATCGTAAACGACATTCGGGAATCGTCAGGAAGTCCTGCGTGGTCGAAGTCGCGCATTACGCAGGGGCAACCGCTGACAAAATCGCAGTCGCTGCTGAAGAAGCTACCGTTCACCAAGTCAGAACCCGACTATTCGCAGGATCTACAGATCATCGTCGATGAAGCAGCGATGTTTGTGGTGACGCTCGAGCGGCTTCGCAAACAGGAGGAACTGCGCAAGCACCGCGCTCGGCTGTTCGCGCTCGCAGAGTCGTACGGCATTGAACGGAAGGATGTCCAAAAGCAGCTCGAGAAGTTTCACAAAGCCGAGGACAAGGCGGAGAAGAAGCGCGAGAAGGTGGAGAAGGACACGAGTAGTTCTCGGTGTCCTAACTGTAGTGATGTCGGAAAGTTCGCTCTCTCTCAGCAGCGGTATCTTGGTCGAAACGAGTACGCGTGCGGCAGTTGTGGCGCGAAGATGCTCCTGTGCCGGATGCCCAAGTGTGTCGGTATGGTCGAGGCAGGCGACTTTTACGACGCTGAACTTTGTGAAGAGCACAGTCTCATTTGA
- a CDS encoding sigma-54 interaction domain-containing protein → MKILVCWIGFTDIRASQGKANGIGPIAQAFETFDFDRAVLLCDSDDAQGQRYREWVAPRTSAEIDLRTEIDLDSPMDFEGIYRAATDALEDVLSESTDDAKPDLTFHVSPGTPVMAAVWIILAKTRFPATVIQSSKDHGAQVLPVPFHLSAEYIADLTRHADERLVEAAQAPTPEDPAFESIIHQCGKMQELLRRARLIAPRHVPVLIQGESGTGKELLAKAIHHASPRKDGPFVAVNCGAIPPNLVEAEFFGAVAGAYTGSKVDRTGHFEEADGGTIFLDEIGEMPLEIQVKVLRVLQERKVMRVGSSDEIDINVRVVAATNRSLFREVNEGRFREDLFHRIAVGILDIPPLRERSGDLDPLVNAILADINDEFGGSDPKELSTPARKAFHRHHWPGNIRELRNTLLRAYIMTSGPRLSGEMVESSLLTFEPGQQELLHRPLDDEFDLEDILNEVKRHYIQRALAETDGVKKRATELLGLGTRQTLSNWMDKLGVDA, encoded by the coding sequence ATGAAAATACTCGTCTGCTGGATCGGTTTTACGGATATTCGGGCATCGCAGGGAAAGGCGAATGGGATCGGGCCGATCGCCCAAGCCTTTGAAACGTTTGATTTCGACCGTGCTGTGCTCTTGTGTGACTCCGACGATGCTCAAGGTCAACGCTATCGAGAATGGGTAGCGCCGCGCACCAGTGCTGAAATCGACCTGCGCACTGAGATCGACCTCGACTCACCCATGGATTTCGAAGGCATCTACCGTGCCGCCACCGACGCGTTGGAAGACGTGCTCAGCGAGAGCACCGATGACGCCAAACCAGATCTGACCTTCCATGTCAGCCCGGGTACACCCGTCATGGCCGCCGTCTGGATCATTCTTGCGAAGACTCGCTTTCCCGCTACAGTTATTCAATCTTCTAAGGACCACGGTGCGCAGGTACTCCCAGTCCCCTTCCACCTATCTGCGGAATACATCGCCGACCTAACCCGCCACGCCGACGAACGTCTGGTCGAAGCAGCTCAGGCGCCCACCCCTGAGGATCCGGCGTTCGAATCGATTATCCACCAATGCGGCAAGATGCAGGAGTTGCTCAGGCGCGCTCGCCTGATTGCACCGAGACACGTACCGGTGTTGATCCAGGGCGAAAGCGGAACTGGCAAAGAACTACTCGCTAAAGCAATCCATCATGCGAGCCCTCGAAAAGACGGCCCATTCGTAGCTGTAAACTGTGGTGCAATCCCTCCCAATCTTGTGGAAGCTGAGTTTTTCGGTGCCGTCGCAGGAGCCTATACCGGCTCTAAAGTCGACCGCACTGGCCACTTCGAAGAAGCCGACGGGGGTACGATTTTCCTCGACGAAATCGGCGAGATGCCGCTGGAGATCCAGGTCAAGGTGCTTCGGGTTCTCCAAGAGCGCAAGGTCATGCGAGTGGGTTCGAGTGACGAGATCGACATCAACGTACGTGTGGTCGCGGCGACGAACCGCTCGCTATTTCGAGAAGTCAATGAAGGGCGATTTCGAGAAGATCTCTTTCATCGCATTGCCGTTGGTATCCTCGACATTCCTCCCCTTCGTGAACGTTCGGGTGATCTCGACCCACTGGTCAATGCGATCCTGGCCGACATCAACGACGAGTTCGGTGGCTCCGATCCCAAGGAGCTATCGACGCCAGCCCGAAAAGCATTTCACCGGCACCACTGGCCGGGCAATATTCGCGAGCTTCGAAACACCCTCTTGCGCGCCTACATCATGACGTCCGGCCCGCGCCTCAGCGGCGAGATGGTCGAATCATCCTTGCTGACCTTCGAGCCGGGTCAGCAGGAATTGCTCCATCGACCTCTCGACGATGAATTCGACCTCGAAGACATCTTGAACGAAGTCAAACGTCACTACATCCAGCGCGCACTCGCGGAGACTGATGGCGTGAAGAAACGCGCGACAGAACTTCTTGGGCTCGGGACGCGCCAAACGCTGTCCAACTGGATGGACAAGCTGGGCGTAGATGCCTGA
- a CDS encoding DUF4258 domain-containing protein: MTKHLHKRMHRRGLSLDAVRAVLTYGRCVYARGARVFAIGRREAEEFAHEADLEPFRGVQVVCDSSDNVVMTVYRNRDFSGLRAS, from the coding sequence TTGACCAAGCACCTGCACAAGAGGATGCACCGGCGGGGCCTGAGCCTCGATGCGGTGAGAGCCGTGCTGACCTACGGGCGCTGCGTTTACGCCAGAGGTGCCCGGGTGTTCGCCATCGGGCGGCGAGAAGCCGAAGAGTTTGCGCACGAGGCCGACCTGGAGCCGTTTCGCGGCGTGCAGGTGGTGTGTGACTCCAGCGACAACGTGGTCATGACGGTCTACCGAAACCGTGACTTCAGCGGGCTCCGCGCGAGCTGA
- a CDS encoding vWA domain-containing protein produces the protein MQEKSKFNEFTVSSARQLPVILLADVSGSMSVEGKIDALNRSVSEMIETFGDEDDLRAEIHVAVITFGGEAKLHTPLTSAGETSWESMHAGGGTPMGQAMEMAAELIENREAIDSHAYRPTVVLVSDGQPTDDWRQGLKRLSHEGRASKADRMALAIGADADEQMLRKFLNNPEKPIYRADDASRIKNFFDLVTMTVTMRSRSVNPNEIPEMDNPFGLEEL, from the coding sequence ATGCAAGAAAAGAGCAAGTTCAACGAATTCACCGTTTCGTCCGCTCGCCAGCTCCCCGTTATTCTCCTCGCCGACGTCAGCGGAAGCATGTCCGTCGAGGGTAAGATCGACGCGCTCAACCGCTCGGTGTCCGAGATGATCGAGACCTTCGGCGACGAAGACGACCTTCGGGCCGAGATTCACGTGGCGGTCATCACTTTCGGCGGTGAGGCGAAGTTGCACACGCCGCTGACCAGCGCCGGCGAGACTTCCTGGGAGTCGATGCACGCCGGCGGTGGTACCCCAATGGGCCAGGCTATGGAGATGGCCGCCGAGCTGATCGAAAACCGGGAGGCGATCGACAGCCACGCGTACCGGCCGACGGTGGTCTTGGTCTCCGACGGCCAGCCGACAGATGACTGGCGTCAGGGCCTGAAGCGGCTCTCCCACGAGGGGCGCGCGAGCAAAGCCGACCGAATGGCGCTCGCCATTGGCGCCGACGCGGACGAGCAAATGCTGCGCAAGTTCCTCAACAATCCCGAGAAGCCGATTTATCGGGCCGACGATGCCAGTCGCATCAAGAACTTCTTCGACTTGGTGACGATGACCGTGACGATGCGGTCGCGCAGCGTCAACCCGAACGAGATCCCGGAGATGGACAACCCCTTCGGCCTTGAGGAGCTCTAA